The stretch of DNA AAGTATGAGTTTCCCCTCCTCCTGACGGCCGAATGGGGGCAGCCTGATCGACTGTTGAAATTGATGGAGGCCACTGACACCAACCAGCTCAGGAAATTGAAGATTATTTCACTGCTGGGGGAGATGGTGGCCGATGAAGCCTTGCCCCAACTCACGGAGGCGTTGAAGGATAAAGATCTGGCAAAGCAGGCGGCGGTGGCCTTGGGCAATATGGGAAAAGAAGGAATCCCGGTGCTTATCGATATTTTAAGATATTCCAAACAGGCTGATCTGCAGGCGGCGGCGGCTAAAGGGCTGGGTGATCTCGGGAATATTCACAGCGACCCGAGGGTCGTACCGCCGCTTCTTGATATGCTGGATGCGCCCGGCATTGACATTATAGTGCAAACGGAAATTGCCTGGGCCTTGGGGCGGGTCCCAGACAGGCGATCGGTTGAGCCGCTGTTTGCCCTCGATCGTAAGCTACAGAAGATTCGGAATGATCCGCCTGACCCTCAAATCAAGAAACTAAAAGAGGCGGTCTTTTGGTCAATCAAGCAGGTATACACTGAGGACCAGTACAGCTGAATCGCAATGCACAATCTTCCAGTTGGGTGTGAGCGATTACAAAGGAGCGCACGTGTATGAGTGTGATCTCGCGACGACGGTTCTTGCAAGTATCGGCCATGGCCGGCAGCGCACTGCTTTTGAGCGATGTGACCGACCGTGTGCTAGGTCTCTCGCCCAATAAATCGGTGGCCTCTGCTGCAGAGCCGATCAAGATCGGGATTCTTGATCCGCTGTCGAGTCCCTATAAGACATCCTCGATCCATGATGTGCACGGGGCAAACGTGGCGGTGGATCTGTTCAACAAGCGTGGTGGTGTCCTGGGGCGGCCGGTGGTGATTCTCGAGGCTGATGATGCGTCGAACCCTGAGACAGCTCTTCAGGCTGCCAAGAAGTTCGTCCATGACGATCGCGTAGACGTTCTGATGGGCACGTTCAACGCAGACTGTGCGCTCGTCGTGTCAGAGTTGGCAAAGAAGGAGAATAAGTTGTTCATGGTCACGGGCGCTCATCTTCCCGAGTTGACCGGAGCTGCGTGTAGTTCACACACCTTCGTGTTTATGCCGAATGCTTCGATGATGGCACAAGCGGTCGTGCCGCACTTGGTCAAGGCATACGGCCCTCGCTGGTACATGCTGACGACCAGCTCGTTGGATGGCAAAGCTATGGCTCAAGCCATGGTCACGGCCGGTCAGGCTCATGGGGTGGAGTTTGTGGGCGAGACGCTGGTGCCCTTTGGAGCAACCGACTTCAGTGCGGCATTGACCGTGGCTAAGGACAAACATCCGACACTCGTGGTGCTCAACCTCTATGGGTGGGACTTGGTCCACGCGTTGAAGGCCTACACGAAACTCGAGTTGGCCAAAGATAAAATCGGTGTCGGGGGAATGATCGCGGGGGAACAAATTGGCCGGCCGCTTGGGTATGCCAACAATGCCGGCATTTGGGGACTGATCTGGGACCCGAAGGTCGACAGTGAGGGTTCGAGACGGTTTATTCAGGGCGTGGTCGATAAGTATAGTCACACGCCCACTTCGCGTTGTTATCTCGGATATACCGCCATGACGCAGATCCTCGAGGCGATTCAGCGCGCGGGGTCGACCGATGCCCAAGCTCTGATTAAGGTATTGGAAGGACACGAGTTTGATGGGCTCAAAGAAGGTCGGTCGTACTTCAGGGCTGCAGATCATCAGCATGTGCAGGATGTGTTGGTCGGAGAAGCCTACGGCAAAGAGTTAGGACTGGGGCATTACAAGATTCTGGCACGGGTTGGAGGTGAGGGTGTTGCGGCTCTGGCCCAGCCGGGGGTCTGTCAGCTGTAAGAGTTGTGTGATGATGTGTCGGGGGAGTCCACGGCGCCCACCGATGCAATCCCCTTGGAGAAGCAACCTAGTGTATGGCGCTGAGCGCTGCGAGGCGATCGTGTTCGCGTCCTGACTCCTCGACCGCTGACGCAACAGTCGGATTCTGGAAGATGATCAATTCCAGCCGACGATTCTTCTGTCTTCCCTGCTCAGTAGCATTGGATGTGAGCGGGCGTGTATCGGCCAGTCCCACGGCCTTTGTTCGGTCGGCAGGCATCCCTCCGGTCACTAATGCCCTGCGAGCATTCTCCGCACGAGCCCAAGAAAACGCTTTATTGTCGGGGAATGATTTTTGGAGGCCTTTGCTGAGGGCCTGATTGTCGGTGTGGCCGGTGACTTGTACGAATTTGTCGGAAAGCGGACCCAGCACAGTGCCGATTCGTTTCAGCATGGTGGTGCCTTCCGGGGTCAGCGACGCGTCGCCGGCAGTAAATAGCCAGTTGCTTGCGAGTGCAACCGTCAATCGGTTTCCATCCTGTCTGAAGCTGAGGGTTTTTTGCCCACTGTCCGTGGACAGGACTCTGAGGAGTTCTTCCTTCACGTCTGCAAAGTTTCCACTCCTGGCTTCTGATTGTGAAGAAGGACTCTGAGATGGGCCTCCACTGCGGCCGGTAGATTTTCCCGTGAGTGCGGATTTTTCGCCGAGCGTCGGTCTTCCGGTCTCGCCCGCTGATTGGTCCGTAGACGCGACGCGTTGCCGGCCCGTGGGGGGAGTATTCCTGGGTCGTGGAGCCACATCCCGCACCTGTTCATTTATCTGCTGTTCGAGTGCTGCGATACGGTGTCTGGCCTGATGGATTTCCGCAATCATCGCGTTATATTGCGGCACCAATTTGTCTCGTTCCAAGAGGCGGGACCGAACCGTTTCATAGGCTTTCTCTCGGTCTTTGAGCTGCTGGTCGAGCGTGCTAATGCGGGCTTTCAACGAATCGATGGTGGTGGTGGCGGTCTGTAGCTGCGCTTCGAGGCTCTCCCGCTCAGCGGCTCCCATACGAACCGCGCGGAGCTCATGATCTTGCCGGGCGATGTGAGCCTCCAGGTCAATGATTCGGCGCCGAGCCACCTCAAGTTCTGCGACGGCCGTCGAGCGGGATTGGAGGGCGACCAGGTCTTTGTCTCGTGCCGCCAGCTGTTGCTCAAGTGTTCCAATGCGTTGACGAGCCTGTCCTAACTCGTGAGTCGTGGCCGCTAATTGCCCAGTTAGTTTCTCGCGCTCAGGGCCTAACCGTCTCAATTCTACGAGTTCCGCCTCCTTGGCACTCAGCAATTGATCATAGGATGCGGCGGCGGGTTCGCTCTGTCGATCGCCAAGCCGGCTTTCGAGGTCGCGAATCCGGTCGTGGAATTCCCCAAGGGTCGCCAGTAACTGCTCACGCTCCTGTTGGAGGGCTAGGAGCTTCGCCTCAGTCGATGAGGATTGCGTTGCCAGGGTTTGCGCGTAGGTGACGGGAACAGATTGTGCGATGAGGGAATTGAGAATGATGAGCGTCCAAATAGCTCGTCTCATACGATCTCTCCCTGGCGACTGGGCGCAGCTAATGTGGGGTGCCTGAGGTCGGCAGTCATCCAAGGAAATCCAGACGGGGCAGCGGGGAGAGACGACTGAAACCGAACTGACGGATGGGGATCAGTCGGTGTGAACACTGCGTGCCTAGTAAATAGGTGGTACAAGATGCACGCCCCAAGAACACGCATAGTACTTTAGCGTGTTCTTGGGGTAGATGCAAGTCGACAGGGCCGAGCAGGTTGTTCGTTATTGGCCGACGACGATCTCGACGCGCCGGTTTTTCTGCCGACCTTCGGCGGTTGCGTTACTGGCAATCGGCCGGCTGTCCGCATGCCCCGTCGCGTCAATTTTTGCCGCCGCCATGCCGCCGTCGGTCAACGCTTGACGTGCACTTTCGGCGCGGGCTTGAGAGAGTTCGAGGTTCGTCGGATACGTCTTCGCCAGTCTTCCCTTGATCGGCACGTTATCGGTGTGGCCGACCACATGGATCGAACGATCAGGATACTGCTTCAACACGCTGCCGATACGGTGCAGAACATCCGCCCCACCCGGCTTGAGCGTGGCTTCCCCGGAGTCGAACAGCAAAGTGGTGGCCAGTCCGAGCGTGAGTTGGTCGCCCAACTGCTTCATCGTGACGTTGCCTTTAGCCACTTCAGCCTGCAACAGTTTCGAGAGATCATCTTTTGCCTCGGCCAGGCTGGTTTTGTGTTGATCCAACGCACCTTTGAGGTTGGCCATTTCGTGATCTCGGCGCCCGAGCTCGCTTTCGAGGTCTGATGCTCGCTGTTTGGCCGCGGCAAGATCTGCGACAAGTTTCTCACGGTCGCTCGCTGCGTTTTTTAGGCCTGCCAGTTCGTGGTCCTTGGCGGCCAGCTGTCGCTCCAATTCGGTAATCCGTTGTTTGGCCTGCGCCAGCTCGGACGAAAGGCGATCTCGGTCGGCCGCATTTCCTTTCAGTCCGGTCAGTTCCCGATCCTTCGAGGACAGCTGTCCCTGGAGCGCCGCCAATTGTGTGGCTAAGTGGTCCTTCTCACCGACGCCACTTCTCAGGGCTGCCAGTTCCTGATCCTTCGCCGACAGTTGCCGTTCGGCCGTAGACAGTTGATTGGCCAGCCGGTCCTTGTCGCCGGAGGTCGTCCGAAGCGCGGCTAATTCCTGATCGCGTTGGCTGAGTTGAGCGTCAAGCCCAGCGGCTCGAGTCTTCGCCTGATCCAGTTCGCCGGTGAGCGAGGAGCGAAGCCGGGCCAGCTCCGCATCGCGGTTGGCGTTCTGTTGCTCAAGGTCTGCTATCCTGGCATCGCGCGGATCGGGCTTCGGCGGGAGTGGCTTCGCGACAGCCTTCATTTCATTTAACGCCCGGCTTGCGGTGTCATTGGGTGCCTGTGGCGTGGTGCAGGCGGTAAGCAGCAAGGCGCTCACTACCAGGGGAATGATGCGAGAGTCGGTCATGGAATCCTCCTTTGAAAGCCGCGAGGTTGCGGAACGTGCATGCGGTGTCCACCAACCGTGAGGAAACGGGGTCAGTGACGTTGATTCTTTAAGAGATCTCGGATTTCTGTCAGGAGCACTTCTTCCTTGGGCGGGGCAGGCGGCGGCCCGGGCGGGGTCGCTTTCTTAAAACGGTTCATTTGTTTGATGACCATGAAAATCACGAAGGCCAGAATAGTAAAGTCGAGCAGGGTCTGCAAAAAGACGCCGTAGTTAATGGTGGCGGCTCCGGCAGCTTTGGCTGCGGCCAGCGATTTTCCCTTGGCGTCCTCGGTCAACGGGATGAAGAGGCTTGAGAAGTCCACTTTTCCCATCAACAGGCCGATGGGGGGCATCAGGATATCGCTGACGACGGATGAGACGATCTTTCCGAACGCCCCGCCGATGATAACTCCCACGGCCATATCGAGCACATTGCCCTTGACGGCAAACTCCTTAAATTCACTCATCATGCCCATCGCACCACCTCCTTGTGTGAACCAAATGTGTGTGGCCCCTGGTTCGGACCCTACTGTTTCCGGCTGGTGTCGAAGCTGTATCCCAGCGTGATCAGATAGAGATTGTCGGTATCCGACACGCCCGGTGGGGGGTTCTTGTTATACCGCATGGTCCACTGAAACCCGCTGACCAACCCTCCCCACACTTTGAACCGCAATCCGGTGTCGGCCGTTACGTAGAGGTCTTTCGAATTGGCCAACGACTGAAACCCTTCCTGGAAGTGGTACAGGCTGACCTGATCGCCGCCCCAGAGCGGCCAATTCCATTTCACGGCCCATCGACCGCGAGTGCTGGACTTATCATCGGCGAGTTTAAAATCTTCGTTGAAGTAGGCGGCGCCGGCTTCCGCCCAGAGGGTCATGTCTTTGAAGACACCGGCCAGGTCACCGCGATCGAGGAATTGATAGCCGGGGCCCGTGGCAAGCGCCGTGCGCAGTTTGAGATCTTGAAAGGTATCTTGTTCGAAGTAGGCGGACGCGAACCAATACAACCGCTTCGAAAGGAAGAAGTCAAGTTTGATGGTGCCGCGGCTGTTTCTCACGATGAGGGCTTGGGCGTTATCGCCGTAGATATAGCGTCCCAGGATCGTCAGGCGAAGCGATTCGCTGCGGGCAGAGAGTTCGCCCAGTAAACTGCCGTTCCGCAAGTGGCTGTTGCCGGTCGTTTGCGAGAACCCGGCCTGGACGGCGCCGGTATAGATGACGGAAGGTTGGTTCATTCCCACTACCGTATCGAGCGGAATCGCCATGGATGTTCCGGTCGGCGCAACCTTCAGGAGCATGCTCCCAGGTTCGGCAGATTGTGCGGTGCCGACCACCGTCGTGCCTTCTTTGAGCATAAACGGCACAGGACGATTGACGGTGAGCTTGGCCACGTTCGGCCACATGACTTTGACGATGTCCTCTCCGGCGGTCGGTCCGAAACTGGTCTTGATGTGCAATTCGTCCGCGACCATGCCAAGGACTTGGCCATAGATCACCGTTCCGTCCTTGAGAGTGACGGCATCCAGGGGCGTCGCCGTGGGCGCCGTGTCCGCTGAGGTCGGAGGTTCAGCTCGCGCAATGGAGGTCGCGAGCGTCATGACCAAAAGCGCAAAAAAGAGGGATCCGAGTCGGCGTATCATGCAGGTTCTCCTTCTGGGTCTTGTATAGGGCATGCGCACAGTGGCCGTGCGCTCAGTAAGGAACGTTCGCGATGTATAATTGATTCTGCTTAGGAGGTCAACAGTTTGATGTGCGAAACGTTCTCCGTGGTGGTTCGGTCTGGTGCGTAGTCGAACGCTCGGCGTTATGTTGCTCCGGGATGAATGACTCGCTTTGTCGCGTATACGTAGATATTCGTCTGTCATGAGTGACCGAAATGTGTCCGCTGGGGATCAGCTGGTGCAGGGGTGCAGTGTGCAATGCGACACCGGCGCGGATTCGGATCGTACGTCGGGCTTGAGGCGAACAGGTGCCACGAAGAATGAGTGGTATGGGTTCGGCGTGGGTGTGTCATTTGAGGCTGGCCAGTTTCCGCGCCCCTTTGGGGTGTTGAGTCCTCCGTACGATAGCAGAGGGGGTCGGATGTGTCGACGAAACTTGCAGAATCCCCTCAAGCAGTGCCAGGCGGAGTAGTTGTGCCGAGTTAGATGCACGGAATTTCCGCAACAGATTGGCGCGGTGTGATTCTACCGTTTTGGGGGCGATCTGGAGCCGGGCGGCAATTTCGTGACTCGTCAGGCCGGCCCAAATGTGATTCAGTATTTCGCGTTCCCGCACGGTTGGCTCATCGGGGCGTGGGTGTGAAAGGGTTACGAACTTGTTCATCTCTCCTCCTTGGGTTTACTTCGAGACGTAGGGTGTGTCGGGGATCTCCACAGTGTGGTTCGCCGCGCTGTTCGCGGGCACCTACTATCAAGCTTTGTGCCAAGATCGGTACAGATTGCCTCGGGCGCGATCAGATGCGCCCACGTGCGTGAGGACCCTTAGGCATCTGGCATGAGAGCGCAGTGGTGAGACGACCGCAGGTGTCTCGCACTGTCTCGCACGAGACAGCCATGGAACAAGTTGTGGCGGCGAGGAGAATTACTCGGTTGGGAGACCGAGTTCATTTAGGCGGCGGTAGAAGGTGGCGCGACTCATTCCCAGGAGGCGTGCGGCCTTGGTCCTGTTCCCACGAGCTTGTCCAAGAGCGGCCGCAAATCGACTGCGCTCGTCTTCTGGCCTGACTGTTTCGGAGGGAGCATCGGATGGTCTCTGTCGAAGTTCCGGCGGAAGGTCCGTGGCGTCGAGTGTGTCCCCTTTGCAATGAATCATCGCGCACTCGATCGTGCTCTTGAGCTCCCGCACATTGCCGGGCCAGTGATAGTCCATCAGCGTGGCCAGCGCGGCCGGGCCGGCCCGATGGATGGCTTTTCCCATACTGGCCCGTCCCTCGCTGAGGAACGAGGTGACGAGGAGGGGAATATCTTCTTTTCGCTCCCTGAGCGGCGGGAGCTGGATCCGTGCGACTCGAATCCGGTAGAGCAAGTCGGCGCGGAAGGTGCCTTTCGCGACATCCTGGCTCAAATTGTGGTGAGTGGCCGTCAACACCCGCACGTTGACTTTTCTCGGTTTGGTCTCACCCAGTCGCGTGACTTCTTTCTCTTGCAGCACACGAAGTAGGTGGGTTTGGACGGTGTGGGGAATATCGCCGATCTCATCGAGAAACAAGACGCCGCCCTGGGCGGCCTCGAAGAGTCCTTGCTGGTCGTCGATCGCTCCGGTAAACGCGCCCTTCTTGTGGCCGAACAATTGGCTGCCCAAGAGCGAATCGGTGAGTCCTGCGCAATTAGCCGCGATGAACGGGCCTGTTCGCCGGGCACTCGCTTGGTGGAGCGCACGCGCGACTAATTCTTTGCCCGTCCCGGTCTCCCCCTCGATCAGAACGGTTGCGTCGACACGGGCCAAATCCTGGATCTGTTCATAGATCTGGGACATGACGCTGCTTTTGCCGACCAGATCGTGGTAGTGCGCCTTCAGCTCCAGCAGACGTCGGAGATGGTGGACGTCGGTCATGTCGTGGAGGAACAGGATTTTGATTCCCGTGTCTCGCGGGTCGTCTTGCACTTCGATGTCGAGCCACAGGTGCCGCCCGGTTTGGGTCTCAATGCGACACCGGACTCGTTCCCGCGCGGATGCGGGTTGCCGCAGCATCGATTGCAGGGCCAGCCGGTCGCCTTTTGTGAGCCGCAGCAGAGTGTCCCAACGGAGTTCATCGGGGTTGCTGGGTGTGGGTGTGTCCAGAAGGCGAGCTGCGGACGCACTGAGAAAGCGTACCTGCCCCTCCTGGTCGATCAGCAGAGTGGCGAGTCCAAGCTGCTGTAAAATGACGGCGACGTCATCCCGCGACCGCTCCATGTCTACTAGTTGCGTGGTGAGTTTCTGCTGGGTGCGCTGGTGCGCGCGATCGTGTTCGTGCTGCTGGAGGACCTGCTCACGTGCTCGCTGAAGAAGCGTGGCCTGTTGGTCATAGGTCGCCGTACTTCGCTGGATCAGTAAGAGGCGGCAGGAGTCTTGTCGTAGTGCCATGGCCTCAACGTGCCAGGGCTCGTCGGTTCCCCTTTGCTCGGTCCAAAAGCCCGAGCGCGTGATCGAGTCGCCGTCTATGCCCCAGGCCTCTGCGGCGTCGGCGAGGAAATTCTGGAGCACCGGTGTGCGCGCATCCACTGACAGCTGC from Nitrospira sp. encodes:
- a CDS encoding helix-turn-helix transcriptional regulator, yielding MNKFVTLSHPRPDEPTVREREILNHIWAGLTSHEIAARLQIAPKTVESHRANLLRKFRASNSAQLLRLALLEGILQVSSTHPTPSAIVRRTQHPKGARKLASLK
- the mscL gene encoding large conductance mechanosensitive channel protein MscL, with the translated sequence MGMMSEFKEFAVKGNVLDMAVGVIIGGAFGKIVSSVVSDILMPPIGLLMGKVDFSSLFIPLTEDAKGKSLAAAKAAGAATINYGVFLQTLLDFTILAFVIFMVIKQMNRFKKATPPGPPPAPPKEEVLLTEIRDLLKNQRH
- a CDS encoding HEAT repeat domain-containing protein, translating into MTRSCSTAAALFILAILGIASSAEAYRDYFSDAQKAELAHIRTVLIEVIALTDKGAGHADGIRNVVMRRMEELGYTVVADPGLSHDVAVRVKCEQRKTWEGTASAGGDHDLLDAPSRLWKGPACQVTYALGGMKIKWQKEVRTEFEDATQAAQSAQAGEPGSYALAALQGELEKYEFPLLLTAEWGQPDRLLKLMEATDTNQLRKLKIISLLGEMVADEALPQLTEALKDKDLAKQAAVALGNMGKEGIPVLIDILRYSKQADLQAAAAKGLGDLGNIHSDPRVVPPLLDMLDAPGIDIIVQTEIAWALGRVPDRRSVEPLFALDRKLQKIRNDPPDPQIKKLKEAVFWSIKQVYTEDQYS
- a CDS encoding OmpA family protein, which produces MTDSRIIPLVVSALLLTACTTPQAPNDTASRALNEMKAVAKPLPPKPDPRDARIADLEQQNANRDAELARLRSSLTGELDQAKTRAAGLDAQLSQRDQELAALRTTSGDKDRLANQLSTAERQLSAKDQELAALRSGVGEKDHLATQLAALQGQLSSKDRELTGLKGNAADRDRLSSELAQAKQRITELERQLAAKDHELAGLKNAASDREKLVADLAAAKQRASDLESELGRRDHEMANLKGALDQHKTSLAEAKDDLSKLLQAEVAKGNVTMKQLGDQLTLGLATTLLFDSGEATLKPGGADVLHRIGSVLKQYPDRSIHVVGHTDNVPIKGRLAKTYPTNLELSQARAESARQALTDGGMAAAKIDATGHADSRPIASNATAEGRQKNRRVEIVVGQ
- a CDS encoding OmpA family protein — protein: MRRAIWTLIILNSLIAQSVPVTYAQTLATQSSSTEAKLLALQQEREQLLATLGEFHDRIRDLESRLGDRQSEPAAASYDQLLSAKEAELVELRRLGPEREKLTGQLAATTHELGQARQRIGTLEQQLAARDKDLVALQSRSTAVAELEVARRRIIDLEAHIARQDHELRAVRMGAAERESLEAQLQTATTTIDSLKARISTLDQQLKDREKAYETVRSRLLERDKLVPQYNAMIAEIHQARHRIAALEQQINEQVRDVAPRPRNTPPTGRQRVASTDQSAGETGRPTLGEKSALTGKSTGRSGGPSQSPSSQSEARSGNFADVKEELLRVLSTDSGQKTLSFRQDGNRLTVALASNWLFTAGDASLTPEGTTMLKRIGTVLGPLSDKFVQVTGHTDNQALSKGLQKSFPDNKAFSWARAENARRALVTGGMPADRTKAVGLADTRPLTSNATEQGRQKNRRLELIIFQNPTVASAVEESGREHDRLAALSAIH
- a CDS encoding DUF481 domain-containing protein, giving the protein MIRRLGSLFFALLVMTLATSIARAEPPTSADTAPTATPLDAVTLKDGTVIYGQVLGMVADELHIKTSFGPTAGEDIVKVMWPNVAKLTVNRPVPFMLKEGTTVVGTAQSAEPGSMLLKVAPTGTSMAIPLDTVVGMNQPSVIYTGAVQAGFSQTTGNSHLRNGSLLGELSARSESLRLTILGRYIYGDNAQALIVRNSRGTIKLDFFLSKRLYWFASAYFEQDTFQDLKLRTALATGPGYQFLDRGDLAGVFKDMTLWAEAGAAYFNEDFKLADDKSSTRGRWAVKWNWPLWGGDQVSLYHFQEGFQSLANSKDLYVTADTGLRFKVWGGLVSGFQWTMRYNKNPPPGVSDTDNLYLITLGYSFDTSRKQ
- a CDS encoding ABC transporter substrate-binding protein, with protein sequence MSVISRRRFLQVSAMAGSALLLSDVTDRVLGLSPNKSVASAAEPIKIGILDPLSSPYKTSSIHDVHGANVAVDLFNKRGGVLGRPVVILEADDASNPETALQAAKKFVHDDRVDVLMGTFNADCALVVSELAKKENKLFMVTGAHLPELTGAACSSHTFVFMPNASMMAQAVVPHLVKAYGPRWYMLTTSSLDGKAMAQAMVTAGQAHGVEFVGETLVPFGATDFSAALTVAKDKHPTLVVLNLYGWDLVHALKAYTKLELAKDKIGVGGMIAGEQIGRPLGYANNAGIWGLIWDPKVDSEGSRRFIQGVVDKYSHTPTSRCYLGYTAMTQILEAIQRAGSTDAQALIKVLEGHEFDGLKEGRSYFRAADHQHVQDVLVGEAYGKELGLGHYKILARVGGEGVAALAQPGVCQL
- a CDS encoding sigma-54 dependent transcriptional regulator; amino-acid sequence: MAHKTSPAEADRLYAALLERFQFAVLEHVTDTQFRIIGHPPAWLFHLYPEAQYNLQLSVDARTPVLQNFLADAAEAWGIDGDSITRSGFWTEQRGTDEPWHVEAMALRQDSCRLLLIQRSTATYDQQATLLQRAREQVLQQHEHDRAHQRTQQKLTTQLVDMERSRDDVAVILQQLGLATLLIDQEGQVRFLSASAARLLDTPTPSNPDELRWDTLLRLTKGDRLALQSMLRQPASARERVRCRIETQTGRHLWLDIEVQDDPRDTGIKILFLHDMTDVHHLRRLLELKAHYHDLVGKSSVMSQIYEQIQDLARVDATVLIEGETGTGKELVARALHQASARRTGPFIAANCAGLTDSLLGSQLFGHKKGAFTGAIDDQQGLFEAAQGGVLFLDEIGDIPHTVQTHLLRVLQEKEVTRLGETKPRKVNVRVLTATHHNLSQDVAKGTFRADLLYRIRVARIQLPPLRERKEDIPLLVTSFLSEGRASMGKAIHRAGPAALATLMDYHWPGNVRELKSTIECAMIHCKGDTLDATDLPPELRQRPSDAPSETVRPEDERSRFAAALGQARGNRTKAARLLGMSRATFYRRLNELGLPTE